The DNA segment CTGATGTGTCCGTGAAGTCAGGTTTGAAAAAGCTAACCCTGTTATTGAAGTCAACAACAGCGAAACAGTTCGAATTCAATGGTTCCTCTGCATTTCGTAGGAAACTCACAGAGTTGACAAACTTGTCAACTTTTAGGGTGAATCCGCACATTGGTGGCGGGGTTACTACGCCTCGGAAATTAGTCAGCAACACCGTAGCTCCGTCGATAACTGTCACAAGCGACTGATCTGTGTTCTGTAATCCAGTAGAATGATCCACCGAAAAATCCCATCGTGATACCTCATATTTACCATTCTCCAATAAAACATGCAGCGTTCGTCCTTCAGAATATTTCAAATCCCATTGAACTTCTAGGATTTCCTGATCAAATTCTTGGTATTGTTTGATATACCAATGGTAGTTGCAGATAATGAAAAAGTACAAACAATTTAATCCGCTGCTTGTCTTACGCGTTCTAATCACCAGAACTTCCGAGTCGTGACTCCAATAGATGCCTTTGACTTCTTCCTCTCCCTGCCTAAATGGCAGATCTATCTCTCTATGCTTCAATCCATTCTTCTCGAACAGTGCCACGACGTATTTATCTTTCAGCACCTGAGGAATCGCGATCCACAGCCCGGATGGCTTCCACCCCATTGGTACTTCTAAACCGTAACATTTCTCCGATGTAAATTGCAGCGCACCTTCTTTGCTGAACACTTTGAAAGCTCGCCCAAAGGGACCCAGGAAGCCAACCACAAAGTATTCCCCATCCGCTCGCCAGCTTATCTCAACTTTTGGATCGATCTTGCTCACATCGACCGCAACTTCcgcttcctctttcttcttgcGTGCCGCACCCTTTCCTTCCGATCCGTGAAACTGTGTCTCCTTCTTACCCCATCCAACACTCATAAACTCCCGATCGCCGAAGGTATCATCCTTGAGGCATACTTCGTTAATCGGATCGTAGGCGCTATTCATCGTGACTACGTTCAAATTActgcaaaaataaaattatgttaCCATTATTATTTACTTTCATTACGAatctaataaaaaaatgatgactTCTTCCTAAAATTTATAAGtttactttttttaaatatctatgTGTTACTTGCTtaattatcaaattatttcagttaaattagaaaacaataaaatcttACCTATCAACAAACACCACCACCTCTTGATCAGGACTCCAACTCATCGCCTCCAGTCCACCATCGCAAAAAGTCACCACTTCCGCTTCCTCTGTTGGCCGCCCCAAGTTCAATACCAACACCTCACCCGCACACGTAGCCAAGCAAAGCTCATCGTTCAGTGCCAAATGTTCAACGGCGACCACCACTTTTCCCGGGAGAAGCGCTATTTCTTCCAGATTTAACGGATTTGTCCGGTCCAGCCGGTACACAGTCGCTCCGATGGCGACATACACCAGATTGTTGCTGTTGGAATCCACTACCATCAGGCTGCGCTGGTGATTCGGTGATGACGGGAGCCCCTCAAAGCAGACGCTCTGAAGAGCTACACGATATAGATTCTTCATCGCAAAATTTGTATACTGATTTACGATGTAGCAGTAACGAAAATTCGATGAcaatttgaattaaaaattaaatgtgATTAAATTATTTAAGCACGCACGTTGTTTTGTTTCCCGGTTTCAAATTCAGTTCAGAGGGTTCAGAAACGGtcgaaaacaaaatattatttgTTTTGACGTCGAATCAACCCAGCAAACAAAATGTGAGTCGTGAGGCATTCGTTAGGCACTAGTGAGTGactgagaaaaaaaacaaacgttTGATTGAAGCGTTTGAACCTTGTTGTTATTTTTCCACCAATGCGCCAGACGTTAGTATtcgcgagaaaaaaaaacatgtcgtCGGTGAAATTGTTGCCTCTGGCTAAAAATAAGTTTTGTTTTAGGAAATAGTGATCGAATTGTCGTGAATTGTGTCGGAAAAGTGTTTTAATAAGCTTATCAATAAATTATATATCGAACTTCGTACTTGTCGGTGGCGAAAATAGTCGAAAAGTCTTGTTCGTGATCGCGACTCGTAAGTCGTAACAAAAGACGTGCGGTTCCGTTCCGgtcggaaggaagttttttcaGCCTTCTTCCACTTGCGCTTCAACTCCAGTGAACCAGCGACCCAGCACCACATCGAATTTAGTTTATTATGTGCAGAACAGTGTGTGTATGTGGCGCGGTTTATTTGAAGACTGCTGCTGGCGGCTCTGAGTGCTGTGGAATCGTTGAGACGTGATAACCAGTGTGCCAAAGACAGAATGGACGGTGAGACGGTAGTGCTCCAGTAACCAGAAGAAAAATAAGCACCAATCGTGGTGGAAATTTTCCAGCATAGTTAGCGGTTTTCAattttccagaagtttttcggGTGCCAGGCTGAGCAGTCGTTATTGGGAATTGATTGGGATCGAAACTCCCAAAACCCACCCTCCATGTTTATAGCTGCAGTTCAGTTTAAAACGGCTAGTCGATGAGGGTAATTCGTAAATTGGAATGAGTGAAATTCGGTTACAATCAGTGAAATTCGTGgaaaataaattagaaaaaaatatgagaTATGTGTATATAACATAAAGTGAAATTCAGATCGTTGTGAACCCAGTGAATGCAAAATAATCAGGTCGaatgcaaaagaaaaaaatcatggtgaaaATTTCTGTCCGTTTGGGAAAGGCGGTATACAAAGCCGTTGTAATAGCGCATGCTTACTTTAATGATAGCGTCAGGCCACAAAGAATGCCGGTACTAAGTCCGGATTGATCGTATTGCGCATAATTATCGGCCACAAAGAATGCCGGTACTAAGTCCGGATTGATCGTATTGCGCATAATTAATCTGACAAATATACATGTGTGAAATGCAAAAAGGCGCCGCTGTGCTTATCAGAAGGATAAGTTCCTACAGTGGAGTATGGAATCACCGCCGAGGATACCCTGATCGCGACCCTTCGTTGCCACCGCCGGCAAGTTTTGCAGCTATCGCCGAACGGTAAGTAAAAGTCTCCCGCTTGGGATGTTTACGGATTGTTAATATAGCGTGCCGCTGCCGTAGATGAGGACATCCAGAAGAAATGAACGAATGAATTAATATAAATTAATTTTCGTTTCCATTTTACGTACAAAATATCAGAAGTCAGTGATGAAAGCGCTTGATGTGTTTCGCAGGGCCACGACTATATCATAATCAATTTTTCAGtacaatattttttggaaaacagATCTATTAGAACTATCAGTGCACTACTGAGATCCATCATCGCACTGGTTGTATATGATTATGCGTCCGCTATGGCTACGGTCGTCCAAATGTTCTTTTGTGGTGCTTGTTGTACACAACAAAAACTAGGGAATTGTTTCTTTGTTTCTCGTAGTTTTCAAGGTTCAGTAattatttcaacatttttaaaggatttgtaCATTGAATATATTAAAATGTATTACATGTACATAAGATATTCATATATAATCTATTTTTTGGTTCACAACATCATCTACTTTTGTATCTCCATAAGTCTGTGTCGTCGATACAATTCCTTGTTTTCTCATCGGACGCTGGATCATCATTCCAGAAGTTTCCGCATATTGCCCAAGTTGACATTGGTTAATTTGTAAACGCTATGGATGCATGTCATCACTTTCCTCCAAGTTACTCATCCACCGACCAATTCCACAAAGAATCATCGGTAACTTATATCCTGCCGGATTACCTTAGCCGGAATGAAGCGGTACGAAAAGCTTCAGCATTTGGTGGCGCTTCAAAGCCGctgaaaaaatgaataaaaaatgtttaGTAGTTTAGTATGTGGATGTCAAAAATAGGAATATGTACAGTACAGTCTGGATTCTGtgatttcgaaagaaatcttgGTATTATTTTCGGAATTGACTGGAACTGAAATGCAGATATTTTTGAATGGACTACTTTCAAAACAATACTCATACCTTGATTCCGAGGCCAATGATTTGCTGAATTGGCGCTTGTACGTCTCCTCACCCTCTTCCTCCAGGGTGCGCATATAGTCGGCGACGTGTTGCCCGAAGTTATGAGCGTGGTGAACTTCAGCGATGTATCCTGGGAAACGCTTGGCGGAGTGCGGGATGTTGATGCCACCATCGTCGGCATCCTTCATGGCACCAAAGACGCGGACTCCAGTGGTGGTGCGGGCGAGGGTAACATCTAAGTAGCACCGGAACGCTCCTGGTCCGTCATAGACTAGTTCGACCAAATATTCTTCCCCAGTAAAAATCCAGTGTACAGAGTATCCACACGAAGCTTTTGCAGAATGCGACGGGTAACCAGCAATCCGACGTTTTCAGCTGATGCATTTCATCACTTTCTTCCAGGTTACCACCGCCGGAATGATATTGAGTAAAGCGGTACGAAAAGCTTCAGCATTCGATGGCGCTTCAAAGCCGCtgaaaaaatgaattaaaaagttTAGTAGGTTTGTCCGAAATAGGAATAGGTACAGTACAGTCCAGATTTTGTAATTCTTGGTATTCAGAAATGAATTCTCCTGAAATTTTTATTAGTATCCATGTGGGATTCTGATGGATATATTCCCTGTATTCCGAAATTAATCCTTCTGGGATACAGATAAAAAATTTCCGCGATTCTGGTATATGAACCCTTCTGAAATTTCGAAGGTTTTTTTCAGGGTTCCGGTGGATATCCTTCATAGATTTCGATGTGAAACTTTTTTGGGATTCTTAAGGTacttcttcttcgtcttcttcttcttggcattacatcccccactgggacattgccgcctcgcagcttagtgttcattaagcacttccacagttattaactgcgaggtttctaagcaaagttaccatttttgcattcgtattggtttgtttacatattcgctagttctaatggacaatgcactatccaacaatactagcgcgatattaacataatgtaaacactattagcagatgacaattcctgtttacattatgctaatttcgcgctagtattgtcggatagtgaattgtccgctagaactagcgaatatgtaaacgggccatatatcatgaggccagcatgatgacacttttatgcccagggaagtcgagacaattttcaacccgaaaatttcctagaccggaccgggaatagAATCCAGCCATCCTTagcatggtgttgctttgtagccgttcATCtaatcgcacggctaaggagggtcccggATTCTTAAGGTAACCGTCCCGaaattccgaaaataattttacaTGGTTCCTTTTTAAGCAAacttaattaaataatttaacATTGTTACTTTGTTTTACCTACCTCATCATTATAATATCTGAGCACCATTCATTGGGTTCAGTttaaaaagacaaaaaatgACTGGAAGATCcgaaggaggaacttccagaggaatccctggaaaaactttcggaggaattcttgcggatgaattcctggaggaacttccggatgaattcctgaaggaacttccatagaaattcctgcaggaatttccggaggaattctggaggaaatcttcaggaattccaaagaagtttctccaggaatatctccgcaagttctttcaagaattcctcaggaagttcctaccggaatttgctggaggaacttccggagaaattgttgcaggaacttccggaaggattatgggaggatctttcggagggatactggaaggaacttccggaggaattctgagaggtacttccggaggaactcctgaaaagacttccggaggaatttttgaaagaacttgcaatgaaattcctgaaggaacttctttgGAACTCGTGGAAAACTTCttgaggatttcctgaaggattttctggaggaacttccggaggatttgctggaggatttttcggtggagttcctggaggatcttctggaggaatccctgaaggatattctgaaggaacttccgtaggatttctaggaggaacttcctccggaagcccctccaggagatcctccgaaagctcctgcaagaatttctctaTAAGTTGAGAAGCTgcttcaggaatccctccggaagctcctccaggaattcttttgatagttcctccaaaaattcctgcggaagctcatccaggaatccctgtggaaattcttccagcaaatcttacggaagttctttcaggaatttttccaggagatcattcagaaattcctccgtaagtttctccaggagttccaaagaagttccttcacgaattcctccgcaagttatTCAAGAATACctctacaaattccttcagaagttcctccaagaattcctcatgaagcttctccaagagtttctccagcaaatcctccgaaagttcctccaggaattcctccagaagatccttcaggaagtcctccggaagtttctccagaagttccaaaggagttcctccaggaattcctccgcaaattcttccaagaattcctctaggaattcctccgaaagttcctcgaaGAGCTCCTatataagttcctccaggaattcctccgaaagtttctccaggagttccaaagaagttcctccacgaattcctccgttagttttttccaggagttccaaagaagttcctccacgaattcctccgcaagttcttcaagaattcctccggaagccccttcaggaattccttcgatagtTCTTCCAGCAATACCTACGGATGTCCTtcagaagatccttcaggaattcctccgtaagtttctcCATGAGTTCCAaataagttcctccacgaattcctccagaagttcttccaggaatacatccggaagttctaccaggaattcgtccggaagttccaagAGGTATTCCacaagaagttccttcaggacttcCTCCGTAATTTTCGGAGctgttcctggaggagttcttgaaagaacttgcggaggaatttctggaggaactcatttggaagtcctggagaaacttccggaggaattcctgaaggatcttctggaggaactttcggaggatttgctggagaagcttccggacgaagtcttggaggaacttccggaggatttcttgaagaacttgcggtggaattcatggagaaacttctttgaaactcctggataaacttacggaggaattcttgaatgattttctggaggaattcctgaaggaacttccgtaagattggctggaagagcttccgcaggaattcttggaggatcttccggaggaattcctggaggaacttctggaggaattcctggaggaacatccggaggaattcctggaggaacatccggaggaattcctggaggaacatccggaggaattcctggaggaacatccggaggaattcctggaggaacatccggaggaattcctggaggaacatccggaggaattcctggaggaacttccggaggaattcctggaggaacttccggaggaattcctggaggaacttccggaggaattcctggaggaacttccggaggaattcctggaggaacttccggaggaattcctggaggaacttccgggggaattcctggaggaacttccggaggaattcctggaggaacttccggaggaattcctggaggaacttccggaggaattcctggaggaacttccggaggaattcctggaggaacttccggaggaattcctggaggaacttccggaggaattcctggaggaacttccggaggaattcctggaggaacttccggaggaattcctggaggaacttccggaggaattcctggaggaacttccggaggaattcctggaggaacttccggaggaattcctggaggaacttccggaggaattcctggaggaacttccggaggaattcctggaggaacttccggagaaattcttggaggaacttccggaggaattcctggagtaacttccggaggaatttctggaggaacttccggagatatcgttgaaggaacttccggaggaattcctctggaagacaGGGATTTTTTCTCGGCTTCGCAGTCTCTATGCAATTaatctggaagttcttccaggaattcctccggaagttcctccaggaattcctccggaagttcctccaggaattcctccggatgttcctccaggaattcctccggaagttcctccaggaattcctccggatgttcctccaggaattcctccagaagttcctcctggaattcctccggaagatcctccaagaatccgcaagttctttcaagaactcctccaggaactcctccgaaaattacggaggaagtcctgaaggaacttcttgtGGAATACCTCttggaatttccggacgaattcctggtagaacttccggatgtattcctggaagaacttctggaggaattcgtggaggaacttattTGGAACTCATGgagaaacttacggaggaattcctgaaggatcttctgaAAGACATCCGTAGGTATTGCTGGAAGAACTAtcgtagaaattcctgaaggagcttccggaacaattcttggcggaacttccggaggaattcttgaagaacttgcggaggaattcgtggaggaacttctttggaactcctggaaaaaactaacggaggaattcgtggaggaacttctttagaACTCCTGgcgaaactttcggaggaattcctggaggaacttatatAGGAGCTCTtcgaggaacttacggaggaattcctggaggaattcttgaaagaagttgcggaagaattcctggaggaactcctttggaactcctggagaaacctccggaggaattcctgaaggatcttctggTGGAACCTCCGGAGCATTTGTTGcaggaactttcgtaggaattcctggagaagcttctggaggaattcttggaggaaggaattgagcatgagcatgatgaccgtgcatttcgtagttgctactccgtgatcgaccagaacaatcgcaattgcacagggaatcaatggatggaagcatgggacttgctttccaacctcaatgtgcacagtccgagagctcttgtATTTTGGGTGGTCGATAACAGCGCTGggcacgtcctcacggtcatatCGGgcatgggaaggaattgatgatgcagtttCTCGCcaactgcaagccgagaacacctctgcactcgccacgagttcctgcggaattttattggaatcggGGGGTTAGGTTCTATTGCAGAGGTTCGTcatggttaacgggttgccaatctgatatgaaagggtggtgtatattctaattggttgccggaaacgagcttttttgctcatttcaaattctaacagctagaactaatcaagttgtgcaggtatagggatagaagatggaaacggtatgcaagcccatttccagttctagcgattgctagaacatgagaaatatatgaaaagatacaaagtagaaggaatggaacgggtctgattgaacccatgacctcctgcgcatgaggcagaagcggtagctatatgaccaccaagcccggaggaacttccgaaggaattcttgaagaacttgcggaagaaaatcgtggaggaacttctttggaactcctggagaaacttacggagaaattcctgaaggatcttctggacgaattcccgaaggaacttccgtaagatttgctggaggaactatcgaaggaattccatgaggagcttcctgaggaattcttggcggaacttccggaggagttcctggagaaacctacggaagaattttcggggtaaagtccggaggaatttcagcaagaacttccggaggaattcctgaagcaacttttgaaggaattccaggaagaacttccaaaggaattcctggaagaacttccggaggaattcctggaggaacttgcagaggacttcgaggaggaatttctttggaattcctggtaaaacttacggagaaattcctgaaggatcttctgtagaaattcctggagaaacttccgtaggatttgctgaaggaactttcggaggaattcctggaggaattcttgaaagaacttgcggaggaattcctggaggaactcctttggaactcctgaagaaacctccggaggaattcctgaaagatattttcaaggaattcctggaagaactttcagaggatttgctggaggaactttcggagaaacacctggaggaacttccggaggaacttctggaggaattcttggaggaaagtccggaggaattcccggaagtatttccggaggaattcctggcgcaacttttggaggaattcctggaagaacttcctgaggaattcctgaaagaacttctggaggaattcctgaaagaacttccggaggaattcctggaggaacttccggaggactttgaggaggaacttctttggaattcctggaaaaacttacggaagaattcctgaaggatcttcgggaagaacttccgtaggatttgtctgaggaactttcggaggaattcctagaggaattcttggaagaatttgcggaggaattcctggaggaactcctttggaacttctggagaaacttccggaggacttcctgaaggatcttctggaggaattcccggaggaactttcggaggatttgcaggagaaactcttggagaagcttcatgaggaattcttggaggaacttctgaaggaatttgtagagGTATTCTTGAataacttgcggaggaattcgtgaaggaacttctttggaactcctggagaaacttacggaggaatttctgaatgatctcctggaaaaattcctgaaagaacttccgtaagatttgctggaagaatttccacagggattcctggatgagcttccgcaggaatttttggaggaactaccaaaggaattcctggaggagcttccggagggattcctgaagcAGCTTCTCAACTTAtagagaaattcttgcaggagctttcggaggatctcctggaggggcttccggaggaagttcctcctagaaatcctacggaagttccttcagaatatccttcagggattcctccagaagatcctccaggaactccaccggaaaatcctccagcaaatcctccggaagttcctccagaaaatccttcaggaaatcctcaaGAAGTTTTCCACGAGTTCCACTTTcaaagaagttccttcaggaatttcattgcaagttctttcaaaaattcctccggaagtccgccaggaattcctccggaagtcttttcaggagttcctccggaagtacctctcagaattcctccggaagttccttccagtatccctccgaaagatcctcccataatccttccggaagttcctgcaacaatttctccggaagttcctccagcaaattccggtaggaacttccggaggaattcttgaaagaacttgcggagatattcctggagaaacttctttggaattcctggagattttctccagaagttgctccgggaatacctccggaggaatttccgaaggaattccaagaggaacttccgaaggaaatcctagaggaggAAAgaaagaacttgcggaggaattcttggaggaactcctttggaactcttggagaaacttccggaggaattcttgaagaaccttctggaggaaattccggaggatttgctggaggaactttctgagaaattcccggagaagcttccggacgaattcttggaggcacttccggaggaattcttgaagaacttgcggaggaattcatggagcaaCTTctttggaactcctggagaaacttacggaggaatacctgaatgatcttctggaggaattcctgaaggaacttccataagatttgctggaagagcttccagaggaattcctggatgagcttacgcaggaattcctggaggaatttccgaaggaattcctaaatgaacttccgaaggaattcctagtgaaactttcgaacgaattcatagaggaaccttcgaaggaattcctaatggaacgtccgaaggaactcctaaaggaacttccaaaggaattccaagaggagctTCTGAAGGTTTTCCTAGGGgaactcccgaaagaattccttgaggaatttccgaaggaatttctagaggaacttccgaaggaatttgtagtagaacttccgaaggaatttctagaagaacttccgaaggaatttctagaaaaacttccgtaggaattcctggaggaacttccggtgaaattcctggaggaacttccgaaggaattcctggagcaacttccgaaggaattcctagagaaactttcgaaggaacttccggaggatttgctggaggaaccttcggaggaattcttgaagaacttgcggtggaattcatggaggaacttctttgaaactcctggataaacttacggaggaattctggaatgatcttctggaggaattcctgaaggaacttccgtaagatttgctggaggatcttccgaagaaattcctggaggaacttccggagaaattgtcGAAATAACTTGCggagatattcctggaggaacttccgaagaaattgtcgAAATAACTTGCGGAtatattcctggagaaacttctttggaattcctggagatttcctccagaagttgctccagtaattcctccggaggaacttccgaaggaattcctagaggaacttccgaaggaattcctagagaaaccttcgaaggaattcctagaggaatttccgaaggatttgctggacgaactttcgcaggaattcttggaggaactttcgaatgcattcctggaggaacttatggaagAGCTCTTCGAGGaccttacgaaggaattcctgtaggagttcttgaaagaacttgcggaggaattcttggaggaactctttTGGAACtcttagagaaacttccggaggaattcctgaaggatcttctggaggaacttccggaggattt comes from the Armigeres subalbatus isolate Guangzhou_Male unplaced genomic scaffold, GZ_Asu_2 Contig223, whole genome shotgun sequence genome and includes:
- the LOC134203775 gene encoding large ribosomal subunit protein uL18-like isoform X2, with the protein product MKDADDGGINIPHSAKRFPGYIAEVHHAHNFGQHVADYMRTLEEEGEETYKRQFSKSLASESSGFEAPPNAEAFRTASFRLR
- the LOC134203775 gene encoding large ribosomal subunit protein uL18-like isoform X1 — translated: MLKLFVGYSVHWIFTGEEYLVELVYDGPGAFRCYLDVTLARTTTGVRVFGAMKDADDGGINIPHSAKRFPGYIAEVHHAHNFGQHVADYMRTLEEEGEETYKRQFSKSLASESSGFEAPPNAEAFRTASFRLR